In the Halorubrum ruber genome, GGAGGACACCATCGAGGACACCCCGGAGATGCGCCGGAAGTACGTCCGGTTCATCGCCCAGGAGGTCGCGAAGGACGGCCGTCTGCCGGAGTTCTCCGCGGAGGCCGTCGAGGAGATCATCCTCGAGGCCAAGCGCCGCTCCGGCCGGAAGGGCCACCTCACGCTGAAGATGCGGAACCTCGGCGGGATGGTCCGCGTCGCGGGCGACATCGCTCGCGGCGAGGACGCCGAGATGACGACCCGCGACCACGTGCTCCAGGCGAAGGGGCGCTCGCGGTCCATCGAACAGCAGCTCGCCGACGACTACATCGAGCGCCGGAAGGACTACGAGCTCCAGGTCTCCGACGGCTACGTCGTCGGCCGCGTCAACGGCCTCGCCGTGATGGGCGAGGACTCCGGGATCATGCTCCCGGTGATGGCCGAGGTGACGCCGACTCAGAGCGGCGGGCAGGTGATCGCCACCGGCCAGCTCAAGGAGATGGCCGAGGAGTCGGTCCAGAACGTCTCGGCGATCATCAAGAAGTTCTCCGACGAGAACATCTCCGAGAAGGACATCCACATCCAGTTCATCCAGACGGGCCAGCAGGGCGTCGACGGCGACTCCGCGTCGATCACGGTCGCGACCGCCGTCATCTCCGCCTTAGAGAACGTCGGCGTCGACCAGAGCCTCGCGATGACCGGCTCCCTGTCGGTCCGCGGCGACGTGCTCCCTGTCGGCGGGGTCACCCACAAGATCGAGGCGGCCGCGAAGGCCGGCTGCGACCGGGTTATCATCCCCGCGGCCAACGAGCAGGACGTGATGATCGAAGACGAGTACGAGGAGATGATCGAGGTCATCCCCGTCTCGCATATCAGCGAGGTCCTCGACATCGCCCTGGAGGGCGAAACCGAGAAGGACTCGCTCGTCTCCCGCCTGAAGTCGATCACGGGGTCGACGCTGAAGGACGGCAACGTCTCCGGGCCGTCGAACCCCAGCCCGCAGTAGGCGGTTCGGCGCTTCCCCCTCCGATTCTCCGCTCTCGCTCCGCCCCCGCGAGCCACCGCGCCGCGAGCGGGTCGCTGAGTCGGAGATTCCGGGCGTCTCCGATACTCCCGATCGGCTCGGCAGCGATGAGATCACCGAGGCCGCCGTCACGCGGGGCGGCGACGACGAGAAGCCGAACACACGGCCCGCATCGGGGGGTTCGAAGCGCGATGCGCATATATAACGCCACATAATTCGGCATGCCGCCCAATACGGACGTGGTTTTAGGTACACCTAAATGACGGCCGCGCTGGTCGACGTCCCGCCGGACGAGTGGATCGAACTGGTCGACGTACCGGACGACGAGTCGCGCGCTCGGTTGCTGCGGCTCGGCCTCCTCGACGGCCGCGTCAAGTGTCGCCGGCGGGTCCGTAACGGGCCGGTCGTCGTGCGGCGTCGCGGGACGGAGGTAGCGCTGGGACGGTCGCTCGCTCGGGAGATCACCGTCGAGCGAGCGGGACGCGACGGCGAACCGCGATGACGGCGAACGGCGAGGCGGTCGGCGGGCTCGGTGTCGGCGACGGCGAGGCGGCCGGCGGGCTCGGTGCTGACGACGGCGAGGCGGTCGGCGGGCTCGGGACCGGCGACGGCGAGGCGGTCGGTGGGCTCGGTGCCGGCGACGGCGAGGCGACCGTGGCGCTCGTGGGCGCCCCGAACGCGGGCAAGAGCGTGCTCTTCGGCAGGCTCACGGCCGAGTACGCCGACGTCTCGAACTACCCCGGAACAACGGTCGAGACGACCGCGGTGCCCGTCGGCTCGACTCGCCTGACCGACACTCCCGGAGTCCACGGGATCTCGTCGTTCTCCGAGGAGGAGCGGGTCACCAGGGAGGCCGTCCTCGAGGCGGACGCGGTCGTCAACGTCGTCGACGCCACGCAGCTCGACCGAGACCTGTTCGTGACGCTACAGCTGCTGGACATGGGCGTTCCGACGGTCGTGGCGTTGAACATGATGGACGAACTCGAGGCCGACGGCATCGAGATCGACGTCGACGCGCTGGAGGCGGCCCTCGGCGTCCCGGTCGTACCGACCGTCGCCGTCACCGGATCCGGCGTCGACGAACTCAGGGACCGCCTCCCGGAGGCGTCCGCCCCCGCGTCGACGCCCGTCGACTCGTACTACGACGCGCTCCCCGACGAGGTCGAGGCCAGCCGGGCGGAGAAGACCCTCCTCGTCGAGGGCGACGAACCCACGGCCCGCCGCGTCGGCGCCCGCGGCCTCGTGGCCGACGGGGGGACGCGCCGCTCGCGGACGCCGGAGCGCGGGAAGCGGTGTACCGCGAGCGCCGGAGTCGGGTCCGATCGATCGTCGACGCGGTCGAACGGGAGGCCGGTTCCGGGCGGGCCGCCGAGCAGCGGCTCGGCGATCTGCTGATGCGCCCGGTGACGGGAGTGCCGATCGCGATCGGACTGCTCGTCGCGGTGTTCTACTTCATGGGTGTGGTCGTCGCGCAGCGGGTCGTCGGCTACGCGGAGGGCGTGCTCTTCGGCCGCTACTACAACCCCGCGGTCGAGGCGGCCGTCGCGGACCTGTTCCCGGCGAGCGAGTGGGCCGCTCCCGTCGAGTTCCTGCTCGTCAACGGCAACCTCGGACTGCTGACGATCACCGTCCAGTACGTTCTCGGCGTCCTGCTCCCGCTGGTGGTCGCGTTCTACCTCGTGATCGGGACGCTCGAGGACGCCGGCGTCCTGCCGCGGCTGGCCGTCTTGACCGACAGGGGACTCAGCCGGATCGGCCTCAACGGCCGCGCGGTCGTCCCGCTCATCGTCGGGGTGGGGTGCGTGACGATGGCGGTCGTCTCCACCCGAATGGTCGGGTCGCGCCGGGAGCGGCTCATCACGACGGCCCTGCTGGGGCTCGCGATTCCCTGTTCGGCGCAGATCGGGGTCATTACGGGGTTGCTGGCCGGGCTCGGACTCCGCTGGTGGGGCGCTTACCTGCTCGTGCTGCTCGGGGTCCTCGGGGTCGCCGGCGTCTTCCTCGACCGGACGCTTCCCGGGCAGCAGGACCCGCTGATCGAGCAGCTCCCGCGGCTGCGCGCCCCCCGCCCGACGAACGTCGCCCGGAAGACGGCGAACCGGAGCGCTGCGTTCCTCAGGGAGGCGGCCCCCCTGTTCGGGGTCACTGCGGCGGCGGTGTCGACGCTGGATTACGTCGGGGCGCTGGACGCGATCGTCGGGGG is a window encoding:
- a CDS encoding FeoA domain-containing protein; translated protein: MTAALVDVPPDEWIELVDVPDDESRARLLRLGLLDGRVKCRRRVRNGPVVVRRRGTEVALGRSLAREITVERAGRDGEPR
- a CDS encoding FeoB small GTPase domain-containing protein, with product MTANGEAVGGLGVGDGEAAGGLGADDGEAVGGLGTGDGEAVGGLGAGDGEATVALVGAPNAGKSVLFGRLTAEYADVSNYPGTTVETTAVPVGSTRLTDTPGVHGISSFSEEERVTREAVLEADAVVNVVDATQLDRDLFVTLQLLDMGVPTVVALNMMDELEADGIEIDVDALEAALGVPVVPTVAVTGSGVDELRDRLPEASAPASTPVDSYYDALPDEVEASRAEKTLLVEGDEPTARRVGARGLVADGGTRRSRTPERGKRCTASAGVGSDRSSTRSNGRPVPGGPPSSGSAIC
- a CDS encoding nucleoside recognition domain-containing protein, with product MYRERRSRVRSIVDAVEREAGSGRAAEQRLGDLLMRPVTGVPIAIGLLVAVFYFMGVVVAQRVVGYAEGVLFGRYYNPAVEAAVADLFPASEWAAPVEFLLVNGNLGLLTITVQYVLGVLLPLVVAFYLVIGTLEDAGVLPRLAVLTDRGLSRIGLNGRAVVPLIVGVGCVTMAVVSTRMVGSRRERLITTALLGLAIPCSAQIGVITGLLAGLGLRWWGAYLLVLLGVLGVAGVFLDRTLPGQQDPLIEQLPRLRAPRPTNVARKTANRSAAFLREAAPLFGVTAAAVSTLDYVGALDAIVGGLRPLTAALGLPASFGRVLVLGLIRRDFAAAGMTDMALSASQTFVGLIVVTLFVPCILTMAMILRERDARSALLVWVGSWVTAFTVGGAVAAALEVIA